In Aedes albopictus strain Foshan chromosome 3, AalbF5, whole genome shotgun sequence, the following are encoded in one genomic region:
- the LOC109426077 gene encoding protein piccolo-like translates to MSDPGMDAAKKTKGKQQKSPPSIRSVNKEPPKDPSKQTQNKASKSDIVASSTSKPLNPPKSDPQATISAEKSCALCENPVNERMVQCNTCDVWHHFSCVGVSEDIKGYNWTCLKCDTAKAAKGAIPRKMMTRAAAAKGTKKANRKEGQIDGVNEQTKEADELAGAVEGPAPSLKASRAGSVVSAASRKSAKARLDVELQQIKAEEELMREEMQRKRELAKKKFEVLKEMADLEGSGESTVDQPNVVNKVEHWLKRHSEIREKDKQSYKEARDYDSEDCVETEASSEISASGSESDSDEETSTDSGADRDGRADGAQSVGELVGRRHLRPKMTSTRKVPKG, encoded by the coding sequence ATGTCGGATCCAGGTATGGATGCTGCAAAGAAGACCAAAGGTAAGCAGCAGAAGTCTCCTCCTAGTATAAGGTCAGTAAATAAAGAACCCCCCAAAGACCCGTCTAAACAGACCCAGAACAAAGCCTCAAAAAGCGACATCGTCGCCAGTTCGACCTCTAAACCTCTAAATCCCCCTAAATCAGACCCTCAAGCCACCATTTCGGCTGAAAAGAGTTGTGCGTTATGCGAAAACCCGGTCAATGAGCGTATGGTGCAATGCAATACATGTGACGTGTGGCATCATTTCTCGTGCGTGGGTGTTTCCGAGGATATCAAGGGCTACAATTGGACCTGCTTGAAATGCGATACCGCGAAGGCAGCCAAAGGTGCGATTCCACGGAAGATGATGAcgcgagctgcagctgcaaaaggTACAAAGAAGGCGAATCGGAAGGAGGGGCAGATAGATGGAGTGAACGAGCAGACGAAAGAGGCCGATGAGCTAGCCGGTGCAGTCGAAGGGCCAGCTCCAAGCTTGAAAGCGAGCCGGGCCGGTTCCGTAGTTTCAGCAGCATCACGAAAGTCGGCAAAAGCTCGTTTGGACGTGGAACTGCAGCAGATCAAAGCTGAGGAGGAGTTGATGCGAGAAGAAATGCAACGGAAGCGAGAATTGGCGAAGAAGAAGTTCGAGGTCCTGAAGGAGATGGCTGATCTGGAAGGTAGTGGCGAATCCACTGTTGATCAGCCGAATGTCGTCAATAAAGTTGAGCACTGGTTGAAGCGTCACAGCGAGATCCGTGAAAAGGACAAGCAGTCGTACAAGGAAGCCAGAGATTATGATTCTGAAGACTGCGTGGAAACCGAGGCTTCGAGCGAAATTTCAGCGTCTGGTAGCGAATCAGATAGTGACGAAGAGACGTCGACGGACAGCGGAGCGGATCGAGATGGTAGAGCAGATGGAGCGCAATCCGTCGGAGAGCTCGTAGGGCGAAGGCATCTCAGGCCTAAAATGACTTCGACCAGGAAGGTCCCGAAAGGTTGA